Sequence from the Chryseobacterium culicis genome:
AGCAGTTAAGCCAAGAAGAGTTAACAGATAACTAATCAGATAATTATTTTTCAATAACAATTTTATTTAACATTAAAAAAACTAACTCAATATGTTTAAGACTAAAGATGCTTGGATGAATTTCTTTTATTCATTCGGTGCTGCAATTGTAATTCTTGGAGCTTGGCTTAAAATTACTCACATTACCTTGGGACCTATTAACGGTAACATCGCTCTTACCGTAGGACTTATTACTGAGGCGATTATCTTTATCATTTTTGCATTTGACCCTCCGAAATCAGAAGAGTCTTATGCTTGGGAAAATGTTTATCCTGAGTTATTAGATAAACATGCTAATCCAAATCCATTACACTCTAATGTATCTTCTAGAAATAATAATGCAGCAGCTCAATTTGCAGAATTAGAAAACTCTCTTTCAACCAAATTGGATAAAATGCTTGAAGATGCTAGACTAGATGTTCAATTATTTGAAAGACTAAGAACAGGAATTGATAAATTTTCAAACTCTGTTGATCAGATCAATCAAACGGTTGACGTATCTGCTTCTACACATAAATACAACGACCAATTAAATAAGGCTGCTCAGCATATGGAAAGCATGAATGCTCTTTATGTAATGCAACTTGAAAGCGGTAAAAGACAATCTGAATTTGCTAACAAGTATGTGGCAGATATGCAGAAGTCTGCAGAGCAATCTGA
This genomic interval carries:
- the gldL gene encoding gliding motility protein GldL produces the protein MFKTKDAWMNFFYSFGAAIVILGAWLKITHITLGPINGNIALTVGLITEAIIFIIFAFDPPKSEESYAWENVYPELLDKHANPNPLHSNVSSRNNNAAAQFAELENSLSTKLDKMLEDARLDVQLFERLRTGIDKFSNSVDQINQTVDVSASTHKYNDQLNKAAQHMESMNALYVMQLESGKRQSEFANKYVADMQKSAEQSEKFNQELQGLTSNLNNLNRVYGGMLTAMKS